From a region of the Rathayibacter sp. VKM Ac-2804 genome:
- a CDS encoding histidine phosphatase family protein, translated as MTRGTVHFVRHAQTLFNVNGQLQGWCDSPLTARGERQIAALGERMRGVPLVAAFMSDLTRTRTTAAAALAGHPSIEPVPTTTLREWHFGGFEGQPNASLWEPVFADHGYSYVPASADWPRMTDAGLDSVIDAIHRHDPSGRADTAASVRERVEAALALILPAAEHGDVLVVTHGTVLGSLLRAIDPAHRPRAGFPNCGIVPVTDGVIGPIDASCAVD; from the coding sequence ATGACCCGCGGCACCGTCCACTTCGTCCGGCACGCCCAGACGCTGTTCAACGTCAACGGCCAGCTGCAGGGCTGGTGCGACTCGCCGCTGACCGCGCGGGGCGAGCGGCAGATCGCGGCGCTCGGGGAGCGGATGCGCGGGGTGCCGCTGGTCGCGGCCTTCATGAGCGATCTGACGCGCACGCGGACCACGGCCGCGGCGGCGCTCGCCGGGCATCCGTCGATCGAGCCGGTGCCGACGACGACGCTGCGGGAGTGGCACTTCGGCGGCTTCGAGGGGCAGCCGAACGCGTCGCTCTGGGAGCCGGTCTTCGCCGACCACGGCTACTCGTACGTGCCGGCCTCGGCGGACTGGCCGCGGATGACCGACGCCGGCCTGGACAGCGTCATCGACGCGATCCACCGGCACGACCCCTCCGGCCGCGCGGACACCGCCGCCTCGGTGCGCGAGCGGGTGGAGGCGGCGCTCGCGCTGATCCTGCCGGCCGCCGAGCACGGCGACGTGCTCGTCGTCACCCACGGGACGGTGCTCGGCAGCCTCCTGCGCGCCATCGACCCCGCGCACCGTCCGCGCGCGGGCTTCCCGAACTGCGGCATCGTCCCGGTGACCGACGGCGTGATCGGCCCGATCGACGCGAGCTGCGCGGTCGACTGA
- a CDS encoding PRD domain-containing protein codes for MQTIKKVLNSSVVLVVDERGAERVLLGKGIGFGAKAGEVIEASAVDQVFVALDDADQRNLVELLAQIPPEFVELTRAVVADAEEQGLKLDPHVYLALTDHLHFAVERQRRGLAVANRLAWEMRSVYPVQYAVGERAVAAMRSRLGVDVPDDEAANVAFHLANAELGKVGIDSLRIVQLIRSVTAIIQHTSGAALDREDLRSARFVAHLQYFAERFFSGGLLVSSDDFLFTSLSTRYPRAVASAERVRAFVRAEYGAELPNEEVAFLALHIARAAPE; via the coding sequence ATGCAGACCATCAAGAAGGTGCTCAACTCGAGCGTCGTGCTCGTCGTCGACGAGCGCGGCGCCGAGCGGGTGCTGCTCGGCAAGGGGATCGGCTTCGGCGCCAAGGCGGGCGAGGTGATCGAGGCGTCCGCGGTGGACCAGGTGTTCGTCGCGCTCGACGACGCCGACCAGCGGAACCTCGTCGAGCTGCTCGCGCAGATCCCGCCGGAGTTCGTCGAGCTGACCCGCGCGGTCGTCGCCGACGCGGAGGAGCAGGGGCTGAAGCTCGACCCGCACGTGTACCTCGCGCTGACCGACCACCTGCACTTCGCGGTGGAGCGCCAGCGGCGCGGGCTCGCGGTCGCGAACCGGCTGGCCTGGGAGATGCGCTCGGTGTATCCGGTGCAGTACGCGGTGGGGGAGCGGGCGGTCGCGGCGATGCGCTCGCGGCTGGGCGTCGACGTGCCGGACGACGAGGCGGCGAACGTGGCCTTCCACCTCGCCAACGCGGAGCTGGGTAAGGTCGGCATCGACTCGCTGCGGATCGTGCAGCTGATCCGCTCGGTCACCGCGATCATCCAGCACACGAGCGGGGCGGCGCTCGACCGCGAGGACCTGCGCTCGGCCCGCTTCGTGGCGCACCTGCAGTACTTCGCCGAGCGGTTCTTCTCGGGCGGGCTGCTGGTCAGCTCGGACGACTTCCTCTTCACGAGCCTCAGCACGCGGTATCCGCGGGCCGTCGCGTCGGCGGAGCGGGTGCGCGCGTTCGTGCGGGCGGAGTACGGTGCGGAGCTGCCGAACGAGGAGGTGGCGTTCCTGGCGCTGCACATCGCGCGGGCGGCGCCGGAGTAG